One Meiothermus sp. QL-1 DNA segment encodes these proteins:
- a CDS encoding molybdenum cofactor biosynthesis protein MoaE, giving the protein MRVAVLLFGLYREQVGEARLELNLPPGATVADAKALLEQTYPLRLSGGLAAINETLAQPHDPLQEGDELAFLPPVSGGDDLESLGLTYEPLEVGRWVDWASAPPYGAVVSFLGTTRSPNKGLPVTHLEYEAYPSMAERVMRQIVAEMRERWSLGRVALWHRLGRVDPGEASILIVVSAPHRPEAFEACRYAIERVKQILPVWKKEFLPDGGYWVEGQAPEGHKL; this is encoded by the coding sequence ATGCGCGTGGCTGTGTTACTGTTTGGGCTCTATCGGGAACAGGTAGGTGAAGCCCGCCTCGAGCTCAACCTCCCTCCAGGAGCCACCGTGGCCGATGCCAAGGCCCTTTTGGAGCAAACCTACCCCCTCCGGCTCAGCGGGGGGCTGGCCGCTATCAATGAGACCCTGGCCCAGCCCCACGATCCCCTTCAGGAGGGCGACGAGCTGGCCTTCTTACCGCCCGTCTCGGGAGGAGACGACTTGGAAAGCCTGGGCCTAACCTATGAACCCCTGGAGGTGGGGCGCTGGGTGGACTGGGCCTCAGCCCCCCCCTATGGGGCAGTGGTGAGCTTTCTGGGCACCACCCGCAGCCCCAACAAGGGCCTCCCCGTCACCCACCTGGAGTACGAGGCCTACCCCAGCATGGCCGAGCGGGTAATGCGGCAGATTGTGGCCGAGATGCGCGAGCGCTGGAGCCTGGGCCGCGTTGCCCTTTGGCATCGTTTGGGCCGGGTTGACCCCGGCGAGGCCTCTATTCTCATCGTGGTCTCGGCCCCCCACCGGCCCGAGGCCTTTGAGGCCTGCCGCTACGCCATCGAACGGGTCAAGCAGATCCTGCCGGTGTGGAAGAAAGAGTTTCTCCCCGACGGCGGCTACTGGGTCGAGGGCCAGGCCCCCGAGGGCCACAAGCTCTAG